The following coding sequences are from one Streptomyces sp. V3I7 window:
- a CDS encoding cobalamin biosynthesis protein, whose amino-acid sequence MRADRVFAYGTAAGLLGDLLLGDPRRGHPVAVFGRAAGAVERLLWRDHRGWGALHTAVCAGGAVALGVLAERAVRPSFTASVALTGAATWAVVGGTSLAREARGIGRALESGDVEEARARLPRLCGRDPQALDADGIARAVVESVAENTSDAVVGALVWGAVGGVPGLLGFRAVNTLDAMVGHKSPRHRRYGWASARLDDAAGWPGARLTASLAAVAGPHPRGALRAWRADAHRHPSPNAGPVEASFAGALGVRLGGTLSYAGRVEHRPVLNAGGRAVTTRDVERAVRLSRRVGWLALGAAVAARAALTAATRTKGRTS is encoded by the coding sequence ATGCGTGCCGATCGCGTCTTCGCGTACGGCACGGCCGCCGGCCTCCTCGGTGACCTGCTCCTCGGCGATCCCCGCCGCGGGCATCCGGTCGCCGTGTTCGGGCGCGCGGCCGGAGCCGTGGAACGGCTGCTCTGGCGGGACCACCGCGGATGGGGCGCGCTGCACACCGCCGTGTGTGCGGGCGGCGCCGTCGCCCTCGGGGTCCTCGCCGAGCGGGCCGTCCGTCCGTCGTTCACCGCGTCCGTCGCCCTGACCGGCGCCGCCACCTGGGCCGTCGTCGGGGGCACGTCGCTCGCCCGCGAGGCCCGGGGCATCGGGCGCGCCCTGGAGAGCGGCGACGTCGAGGAGGCCCGGGCACGGCTGCCGCGGCTGTGCGGGCGGGACCCGCAGGCGCTCGACGCCGACGGGATCGCGCGTGCCGTCGTGGAGTCGGTCGCCGAGAACACCTCCGACGCGGTCGTCGGGGCGCTGGTCTGGGGGGCCGTGGGCGGGGTGCCCGGACTCCTCGGGTTCCGCGCCGTGAACACCCTCGACGCCATGGTCGGCCACAAGTCGCCCCGCCACCGGCGCTACGGCTGGGCCTCGGCCCGGCTCGACGACGCCGCCGGCTGGCCCGGCGCACGCCTCACCGCGTCCCTCGCCGCCGTCGCGGGCCCGCATCCGCGCGGCGCCCTGCGCGCCTGGCGCGCCGACGCGCACCGGCACCCGAGCCCCAACGCCGGTCCGGTGGAGGCCTCCTTCGCGGGCGCCCTCGGCGTACGGCTCGGCGGCACCCTGTCCTACGCGGGGCGCGTCGAACACCGCCCGGTGCTCAACGCCGGCGGCCGCGCCGTCACCACCCGGGACGTCGAGCGCGCCGTACGCCTGTCCCGGCGCGTCGGCTGGCTCGCGCTCGGCGCCGCCGTCGCCGCCCGCGCGGCCCTCACCGCCGCAACGCGAACGAAGGGACGTACGTCATGA
- a CDS encoding cobyric acid synthase gives MSGGLLVAGTTSDAGKSVVTAGICRWLARQGVKVAPFKAQNMSLNSFVTREGAEIGRAQAMQAQACRVEPTARMNPVLLKPGSDRSSQVVLLGKPVGELSARGFFGGPGGSSGSSPGKELRGGQREQLLGTVLDSLAELRGSYDAVICEGAGSPAEINLRRTDIVNMGIARGARLPVLVVGDIDRGGVFASFFGTVALLAPEDQELVAGFLVNKFRGDVGLLEPGLDMLHGLTGRRTYGVLPFQHGLGIDEEDGLRVSLRGAVRESTVAPPVGEDVLRVAVCAIPLMSNFTDVDALAAEPGVVVRFVDRPEELADADLVVIPGTRGTVKALAWLRERGLADALVRRAAEGRPVLGVCGGFQILGEHIEDEVESRAGRVDGLGVLPVRVRFAREKTLTRPVGEALGEPVEGYEIHHGVAHITGGEPFISDDQGHSLDGCRVGHTWGTHWHGSLESDGFRRAFLREVAAAAGRRFVPAPGTSFAALREEQLDRLGDLIEHHADTDALWRLIESGAPQGLPFIPPGAPA, from the coding sequence ATGAGCGGGGGACTCCTCGTCGCCGGCACCACCTCCGACGCCGGCAAGAGCGTCGTCACCGCCGGGATCTGCCGGTGGCTGGCGCGCCAGGGCGTCAAGGTCGCGCCGTTCAAGGCGCAGAACATGTCCCTCAACTCGTTCGTGACGCGCGAGGGCGCGGAGATCGGGCGGGCGCAGGCCATGCAGGCCCAGGCCTGCCGCGTCGAGCCGACCGCGCGGATGAACCCCGTGCTGCTCAAGCCGGGCAGCGACCGCAGCAGCCAGGTCGTGCTGCTCGGCAAGCCGGTCGGCGAGCTGAGCGCGCGCGGGTTCTTCGGGGGGCCTGGGGGGTCGTCCGGGTCGTCCCCCGGGAAGGAACTGCGCGGCGGACAGCGGGAGCAACTGCTCGGCACCGTGCTGGACAGCCTCGCCGAACTGCGCGGCAGCTACGACGCGGTGATCTGCGAGGGGGCCGGGTCCCCCGCCGAGATCAATCTGCGGCGTACCGACATCGTCAACATGGGTATCGCGCGCGGCGCCCGGCTGCCCGTGCTCGTGGTCGGCGACATCGACCGGGGCGGCGTCTTCGCCTCCTTCTTCGGCACGGTCGCCCTGCTCGCGCCCGAGGACCAGGAGCTGGTCGCCGGGTTCCTGGTCAACAAGTTCCGCGGCGACGTCGGCCTGCTCGAGCCCGGCCTGGACATGCTGCACGGGCTCACCGGACGCCGGACGTACGGCGTCCTGCCCTTCCAGCACGGGCTCGGCATCGACGAGGAGGACGGGCTGCGGGTGTCCCTGCGGGGAGCGGTCCGGGAGTCCACCGTCGCGCCGCCCGTCGGTGAGGACGTGCTGCGGGTCGCCGTCTGTGCGATCCCGCTCATGTCCAACTTCACCGACGTGGACGCGCTCGCCGCCGAACCGGGCGTCGTGGTGCGGTTCGTGGACCGGCCCGAGGAACTGGCCGACGCCGATCTCGTCGTGATCCCGGGCACCCGGGGCACGGTGAAGGCGCTCGCCTGGCTGCGCGAGCGCGGGCTCGCCGACGCGCTCGTGCGCCGGGCCGCGGAGGGACGCCCCGTCCTCGGCGTCTGCGGCGGCTTCCAGATCCTCGGCGAGCACATCGAGGACGAGGTCGAGAGCCGGGCGGGCCGGGTCGACGGGCTCGGCGTGCTGCCCGTCCGGGTGCGCTTCGCCCGCGAGAAGACCCTCACCCGGCCGGTCGGCGAGGCCCTCGGCGAACCCGTCGAGGGCTACGAGATCCACCACGGCGTCGCCCACATCACGGGCGGGGAGCCGTTCATCTCTGATGACCAAGGACACAGCCTGGACGGCTGCCGGGTCGGCCACACCTGGGGCACGCACTGGCACGGCTCGCTGGAGTCGGACGGCTTCCGGCGGGCGTTCCTGCGCGAGGTGGCGGCCGCCGCGGGCCGCCGTTTCGTGCCCGCCCCCGGCACCTCCTTCGCCGCGCTGCGCGAGGAGCAGCTCGACCGGCTCGGCGACCTGATCGAACACCACGCGGACACGGACGCGCTGTGGCGGCTCATCGAGTCGGGCGCGCCACAAGGACTGCCCTTCATTCCACCGGGAGCGCCCGCATGA